A single window of Granulicella mallensis MP5ACTX8 DNA harbors:
- a CDS encoding anthranilate synthase component I family protein, which translates to MNFQLASRKLPLSSTPARIYEALFITAPYAFWLDSSRHDTGQARFSFLGAGDGPESYRVEGFVGRGTTILRAAKEPEELEDDVFKVTEQHLASMTVTTDQSLPFDFNGGFVGYLGYELMEITEGVPGHPSMMADAALLFVDRFLAADHTNDELYLVALHRGDATGVEAWFSYVEDVLRTLPASDRVCETRPPLLRPSDIEPFLLHDKTSYLNQIAVAKQQILKGESYEICLTNRVRVPLSSYSPADIFNTYLALREINPAPYACLLHFGQTSVLCSSPERFLKITPDGMVETKPIKGTTRRSADKFEDESNRQQLLDDEKFFSENLMIVDLLRNDLTRSCVAGSVHVPSLMHVESYATVHQLVSTIRGTLEQSPVGCVARCFPGGSMTGAPKKRTLEIIDSLEQTPRGIYSGAIGYLSLNGGVDLNIVIRTAVINENIAEIGVGGAIIHLSDAQEEYDEMLLKALAPFSAIALLAAPGTEEQEIKRSA; encoded by the coding sequence TTGAATTTTCAACTTGCAAGCCGCAAGCTTCCTTTATCTTCCACACCAGCCCGAATCTATGAGGCCCTTTTCATAACCGCGCCTTATGCTTTCTGGCTTGACTCCAGCCGCCACGATACCGGGCAGGCTCGCTTTTCATTCCTGGGAGCGGGCGACGGTCCTGAATCCTATCGAGTCGAGGGCTTCGTGGGTCGCGGTACTACTATCCTGCGGGCAGCGAAAGAGCCTGAAGAGTTGGAAGACGATGTCTTCAAGGTCACTGAACAGCATCTGGCGTCAATGACTGTGACAACAGATCAATCGCTTCCTTTTGATTTCAATGGAGGGTTTGTCGGGTATCTCGGCTATGAGCTGATGGAGATCACAGAGGGGGTACCCGGGCACCCGAGCATGATGGCTGACGCAGCGTTGCTGTTTGTCGACCGCTTTCTCGCCGCCGATCACACGAACGACGAGCTTTACCTCGTCGCGCTTCACAGGGGGGACGCAACAGGCGTGGAAGCCTGGTTTTCCTATGTGGAGGACGTGCTTCGTACCTTACCCGCGTCAGATAGGGTTTGCGAGACACGCCCACCGCTTCTCCGCCCGAGCGATATCGAGCCCTTCCTTCTCCATGACAAAACTTCATATCTGAATCAGATAGCCGTAGCAAAACAGCAGATCCTTAAAGGAGAGTCCTATGAGATATGCCTAACCAATCGAGTGCGTGTCCCACTTTCCTCCTACTCTCCAGCCGACATCTTTAATACCTATTTGGCACTACGTGAAATCAATCCTGCACCGTATGCCTGCCTGTTGCATTTTGGCCAGACCAGCGTTCTCTGCAGCTCGCCAGAGCGTTTTTTGAAGATTACCCCGGACGGCATGGTGGAAACCAAGCCGATCAAGGGCACGACACGGCGGAGCGCGGATAAGTTTGAAGACGAGTCTAATCGACAGCAACTACTCGACGACGAAAAATTCTTTAGCGAAAATCTGATGATCGTAGACCTGCTACGCAATGACCTTACCCGCTCCTGCGTCGCTGGCTCAGTGCATGTACCGTCGCTCATGCATGTCGAATCCTATGCCACGGTCCATCAACTGGTGTCGACGATTCGAGGAACTCTGGAGCAGTCGCCGGTAGGATGCGTCGCAAGATGCTTTCCTGGCGGCTCGATGACCGGAGCACCCAAGAAAAGGACCTTGGAAATTATCGATAGCCTGGAGCAAACACCGCGCGGAATTTACTCCGGCGCAATCGGTTACCTATCCCTAAATGGCGGGGTCGATCTGAATATTGTTATTCGGACGGCAGTGATTAACGAAAATATTGCTGAAATTGGTGTGGGAGGTGCCATCATTCATCTTTCCGACGCTCAGGAGGAGTATGACGAGATGTTGCTGAAGGCGCTCGCTCCTTTCAGCGCCATCGCATTGCTGGCCGCTCCTGGAACCGAGGAACAAGAAATCAAGCGGAGTGCCTAA
- a CDS encoding anthranilate synthase component II — MKIALIDNYDSFTYNIRDLIYRVSGISATVFCNDEISYSAFADFNADCVVISPGPGHPARARDFGICADILQHSEKPVFGICLGHQGIGVAFGGKVDLAPQPVHGQIAVISHEGQGLFEGIPQRVKMVRYHSLIVDSDLPEPLYKTAWTDEGLIMGLQHRERSIFGVQFHPESICSEFGETLMANFLREVKL, encoded by the coding sequence GTGAAGATAGCTCTAATCGACAACTATGACTCCTTCACGTATAACATTCGCGACTTGATCTATCGCGTCTCCGGGATAAGCGCCACAGTGTTTTGCAATGATGAGATCAGTTACTCTGCCTTCGCGGATTTCAATGCCGATTGTGTCGTGATTTCCCCCGGCCCTGGCCATCCGGCGCGTGCGCGGGATTTCGGAATATGCGCTGATATTTTGCAGCATAGCGAAAAACCGGTTTTTGGCATCTGCCTGGGACACCAGGGCATTGGCGTGGCATTCGGGGGGAAAGTCGATCTTGCCCCGCAACCTGTACACGGACAAATTGCCGTGATTTCCCATGAAGGTCAAGGTTTATTTGAGGGGATCCCACAACGCGTCAAGATGGTCCGCTATCACTCTTTGATTGTTGATTCCGATCTGCCCGAACCGCTCTATAAGACTGCCTGGACCGATGAGGGACTCATCATGGGGCTCCAGCACCGTGAGCGAAGCATCTTTGGCGTTCAATTTCATCCAGAGTCCATCTGTTCGGAGTTCGGAGAAACCCTAATGGCCAATTTTCTCAGGGAGGTGAAGCTTTGA